A region of uncultured Carboxylicivirga sp. DNA encodes the following proteins:
- a CDS encoding RNA methyltransferase: MLSKNKQKLITSLTRKKHRDQEKLFVAEGHKLVTDLLNTTLKCSFLIATDEWIKNNSLPNNKPELISVTESELKKISTLKSTPPVLAVFEQPINILNYEELSSKLSLFLDDVQDPGNLGTIVRMADWFGIEHVFCTKGCADIFNSKTVQSTMGAIARVKIHYVDVDAFFKSVDNLEVYGTFLEGNNLYNTELQTTGIIVMGNEGNGISPEVEKYVTSKLNIPNYPPDSATSESLNVAVATAITCAEFRRRILPE; the protein is encoded by the coding sequence ATGCTGAGTAAGAATAAGCAAAAATTAATTACCTCATTAACCCGAAAAAAGCATAGAGATCAGGAAAAGTTATTTGTTGCCGAAGGCCATAAGCTGGTGACTGACTTGTTGAATACAACCTTAAAATGCAGTTTTCTGATAGCTACTGATGAATGGATAAAAAACAATTCTCTTCCAAATAATAAACCAGAGCTGATCTCTGTTACCGAAAGTGAATTAAAAAAGATATCAACCCTTAAAAGCACACCTCCTGTCCTTGCTGTATTTGAACAACCAATCAACATCTTAAATTACGAGGAACTTTCATCCAAACTAAGTTTATTTCTGGATGATGTGCAAGACCCGGGAAATTTGGGAACGATTGTGAGGATGGCAGACTGGTTTGGCATTGAGCATGTATTTTGTACCAAAGGATGTGCCGATATATTTAATTCAAAAACGGTTCAGTCGACCATGGGAGCCATTGCCCGGGTTAAAATACATTATGTTGACGTTGATGCATTTTTCAAATCTGTAGATAATCTGGAAGTATATGGAACTTTCTTAGAAGGCAACAACCTTTATAATACAGAATTACAGACAACCGGAATTATAGTAATGGGTAATGAAGGTAATGGAATCAGTCCTGAAGTAGAGAAATACGTAACTTCCAAACTCAACATCCCCAACTACCCTCCTGATTCAGCCACCAGTGAATCGTTAAATGTTGCCGTAGCAACTGCCATCACATGCGCAGAATTCAGAAGACGAATTTTACCGGAATGA
- a CDS encoding BamA/TamA family outer membrane protein, which translates to MRTLFKKYHTATISVGAFICRGLLFFILLFLWGCRTTKYVPEGSYLLNKVEIENSAKDLSKEELKGYLRQKENIRILGFWRFHLGLYNLSGRDESKGFNKWMRRIGEEPVLYDEVLKLKSNEQLNLYLRNKGYFNAIVSDTVIHKSSKKVKVRYEIETGNRYSLNKVSCRVEDPEIRTLVYEDTIKSLLKTGKPFDASLHDRERERITQKVRNNGYFDFRKEYIYFWADSAFNNNTVHDSLIINNTRISLGKNRDTIINHRKSKIKDVFFIVGYDAQEALEQKDTYFQQFDTLMYEGCHILFNKDLHFRADVLINSNYIFPGQFYKEELVAKTQNLLSDIQLFRFINIRFKVANEQVDKEGNQLLDCLIQLSASKIQSYTFEIEGTNSSGNLGVAGNFKYKHKNIVRGGEVFEFGLRTATESQTQVEGSQFNTFELGSESSLSIPKFVVPFKIESFRKRYNPKTNISAAYNYQRRPDYTRIILNGRLGYNWRSNPMVSHFLSPFELSLINVPYMNPDFYDRIKDTYLIYSYQDQLISSTSYSYVFNDQLGPGEKHYWYFQSNVELAGNVINGVTRLFNLGGSKDYKEVLGIRFAQYVKSDIDLRYHFNVNRINSFAYRFFAGVAYPYGNSQTMPFVKQYFSGGANSIRAWPVRGLGPGSHKESVIQYYNMTADIKLEANAEYRFKLFWLLEGALFVDVGNIWDITSTGDEERDANGLFHFNEFYNQLAIGVGSGIRLDFNYFVFRLDMGVKARDPSLASGQRWIIGRRALKWSDTAFNFAIGYPF; encoded by the coding sequence TTGAGAACATTGTTTAAAAAATACCATACTGCGACAATTTCAGTCGGAGCTTTTATTTGCAGGGGCTTACTGTTTTTTATTCTGTTATTTCTTTGGGGATGCAGAACGACTAAGTATGTTCCGGAAGGATCTTATTTATTGAATAAAGTTGAAATTGAAAATTCGGCAAAAGATTTATCTAAGGAGGAACTAAAAGGATATCTGCGTCAGAAAGAAAACATCCGGATTCTTGGTTTCTGGAGATTTCACCTTGGATTATACAATTTATCAGGTAGAGACGAGTCAAAAGGCTTCAACAAGTGGATGAGACGAATAGGGGAAGAACCTGTATTGTATGATGAGGTGTTAAAACTTAAATCCAATGAGCAGTTAAATTTATATCTGAGAAATAAAGGATATTTTAATGCAATTGTGTCCGACACAGTCATTCATAAATCATCAAAAAAGGTTAAAGTACGATATGAGATTGAGACTGGAAACAGATATAGTTTAAATAAGGTCTCATGCCGGGTTGAGGATCCCGAAATCAGGACTTTAGTTTATGAAGATACGATCAAATCTTTGTTAAAAACAGGTAAACCATTCGATGCTTCTTTGCATGATAGAGAAAGGGAACGAATTACACAAAAAGTTAGAAATAATGGCTATTTCGATTTTCGAAAAGAGTATATTTATTTCTGGGCCGACAGTGCTTTTAATAATAACACTGTTCATGATTCGTTGATTATAAACAATACACGCATTAGTCTGGGAAAAAATCGTGACACCATTATCAATCATCGTAAATCAAAAATAAAAGATGTATTCTTTATTGTTGGATACGATGCCCAGGAGGCTTTGGAACAAAAAGACACCTACTTTCAGCAGTTTGATACTTTAATGTATGAGGGGTGTCACATTCTATTTAATAAAGACCTTCATTTCAGAGCCGATGTACTGATTAACTCCAATTATATATTTCCTGGTCAGTTTTATAAAGAAGAGTTGGTTGCAAAAACACAAAATCTGCTTTCTGATATTCAATTATTTAGGTTTATTAATATCCGCTTTAAAGTTGCTAATGAACAAGTTGATAAAGAAGGGAATCAGTTACTTGACTGTCTTATTCAATTATCGGCTTCAAAAATTCAGAGTTATACTTTTGAAATTGAAGGTACCAACTCTTCAGGTAATCTTGGGGTTGCCGGTAATTTCAAATACAAGCATAAGAATATTGTAAGAGGCGGTGAGGTGTTTGAGTTTGGACTGAGAACCGCAACGGAATCACAAACTCAAGTTGAAGGAAGTCAGTTTAATACTTTCGAACTGGGATCAGAGTCGTCTTTATCCATACCAAAGTTTGTAGTTCCTTTTAAGATTGAAAGTTTCAGAAAAAGATATAATCCTAAAACCAATATCTCAGCAGCCTATAACTATCAGCGCCGACCCGATTATACCCGTATCATTCTTAATGGTAGGTTAGGCTATAATTGGAGGTCGAACCCAATGGTGAGTCATTTTCTATCTCCATTTGAATTAAGTTTGATTAATGTGCCCTATATGAATCCTGATTTTTATGACAGGATTAAGGATACATATTTGATTTACAGTTATCAGGATCAGTTGATTAGCAGTACTTCTTATTCGTATGTGTTTAATGATCAGCTTGGACCGGGTGAAAAGCATTATTGGTATTTTCAATCCAATGTTGAATTAGCAGGTAATGTTATAAATGGAGTAACCCGTCTTTTTAATCTTGGCGGAAGTAAAGACTATAAAGAGGTTTTGGGTATTCGTTTCGCTCAATACGTTAAGTCAGATATTGATTTACGCTATCACTTTAATGTGAACCGAATAAATTCTTTTGCTTATCGATTCTTTGCGGGAGTGGCATATCCATATGGCAACTCGCAAACCATGCCCTTTGTTAAGCAGTATTTTTCCGGAGGAGCCAATAGTATCAGGGCCTGGCCGGTTAGAGGGTTAGGACCTGGATCACATAAGGAATCTGTGATTCAATACTATAATATGACGGCTGATATTAAGCTTGAGGCTAATGCAGAATATCGATTCAAATTATTCTGGCTGCTCGAAGGAGCTTTGTTTGTGGATGTAGGTAATATCTGGGATATTACAAGTACTGGTGATGAAGAACGAGATGCCAATGGTCTATTTCATTTTAATGAATTTTACAATCAATTGGCAATTGGTGTAGGAAGCGGTATTCGCCTTGATTTTAATTATTTTGTCTTTCGATTGGATATGGGAGTAAAGGCAAGAGATCCTTCGTTGGCATCAGGTCAAAGATGGATAATCGGACGAAGAGCTTTAAAATGGTCTGATACTGCATTTAATTTTGCAATTGGATATCCATTTTAA